Proteins found in one Hevea brasiliensis isolate MT/VB/25A 57/8 chromosome 18, ASM3005281v1, whole genome shotgun sequence genomic segment:
- the LOC131175967 gene encoding probable beta-D-xylosidase 5, which yields MAKTFTSLSLIVSVAFLAICTARRPPLVSDVPVNYTHVCEPSRFAKQGLDIAEFGYCDTSQSFEKRAKDLIDRMTLEEKVLQLGNSAAGASKLGLPPYEWWSEALHGVSDTGPGTNFDEVVPGATSFPTVLLTTASFNQSLWKRIGEVVSSEARAMYNLGKSGLTFWSPNINVARDPRWGRILETPGEDPFVVGTYGAIYVRALQDVEGTLNTTDLNSRPLKVAACCKHYTAYDIEDWLGVDRFHFDARVTEQDMLETFQRPFEMCVRDGDASSAMCSFNRVNGIPVCADKTLLQDKIRGQWDLHGYIVSDCDSIEVMVHGQKWLGDTQEDAVSQVLKAGLDLDCGDYYPKYLKSALMQGQISEAEIDRSLKYIYVVLMRLGYFDGSPFSSLGKKDICSNENIELAAEAAREGIVLLKNNGTLPLNSSKLKKLAVIGPHANATKAMIGNYAGIPCRYVSPIEGFSAFAEVTYEMGCADVACKNDSLIFPAMEAAREADATILMVGLDLSVEAEGRDRVDLLLPGYQTQLINQVAKASKGPVILVIMAAGCVDISFAKNNELIQAILWAGYPGQEGGRAIADIVFGKHNPGGRLPLTWYKAEYVDAVPMTSMSLRPVDEFGYPGRTYKFFNGSTVYPFGYGLSYTNFSYKITPSKTALKIKLNKYQHCNNLNYTNDDVKPFCPAVLVEDLGCEHEFGLEATVENAGKMDGSEVVMVYSKPPMGITGTHAKQVIGFERVFVPAGGKNKVKFTFDVCKSLAIVDGRGNKVLPSGLHTIMVGDADVSFLVEVQFYQ from the exons atggCCAAAACTTTTACTTCGCTTTCTCTTATTGTTAGCGTAGCTTTCTTAGCTATTTGCACTGCCAGAAGGCCTCCATTGGTCAGTGATGTACCTGTTAATTACACTCATGTGTGTGAACCTTCAAGGTTTGCTAAACAAGGTCTGGACATTGCTGAATTTGGCTACTGTGACACTTCCCAATCTTTTGAGAAGAGGGCAAAGGATCTAATAGACAGGATGACCTTAGAAGAAAAGGTGCTACAGTTGGGAAATTCTGCTGCTGGTGCGTCTAAATTAGGGCTGCCGCCTTATGAATGGTGGTCTGAGGCCTTGCATGGTGTCTCCGACACTGGTCCAGGGACAAACTTTGATGAAGTAGTACCTGGTGCAACAAGTTTTCCTACAGTTTTACTTACAACTGCATCTTTTAACCAGTCTCTCTGGAAAAGAATTGGCGAG GTTGTTTCGTCAGAAGCCAGAGCAATGTACAACTTGGGAAAATCTGGATTAACGTTTTGGAGCCCAAACATAAACGTAGCAAGGGATCCCAGATGGGGAAGAATTCTTGAGACACCAGGAGAAGATCCATTTGTTGTTGGAACATATGGTGCTATTTATGTAAGAGCATTGCAAGATGTTGAAGGAACACTAAACACCACAGACTTGAACTCTAGACCTCTCAAAGTTGCTGCTTGCTGTAAGCATTACACTGCTTATGATATTGAAGACTGGTTGGGGGTGGATCGATTTCATTTCGATGCAAgg GTGACTGAGCAAGATATGTTGGAGACATTTCAGCGACCTTTTGAAATGTGTGTTAGAGATGGTGATGCTAGTAGTGCTATGTGCTCATTTAACCGTGTTAATGGCATCCCTGTTTGTGCTGATAAAACACTTTTACAAGACAAAATTAGAGGACAATGGGATCTTCACgg ATACATCGTTTCAGATTGTGATTCAATTGAGGTGATGGTTCATGGCCAAAAATGGCTTGGGGACACACAAGAGGATGCCGTTTCTCAAGTTTTAAAGGCAG GATTGGATCTTGACTGCGGAGACTATTATCCCAAGTATCTAAAGAGTGCATTGATGCAAGGACAAATTAGTGAAGCTGAGATTGACAGATCACTAAAATATATTTATGTTGTCCTAATGAGGCTAGGATACTTTGATGGAAGTCCTTTCAGTTCACTTGGCAAGAAGGATATTTGCTCCAATGAAAATATTGAGTTAGCAGCTGAAGCAGCTAGAGAAGGAATTGTTCTCCTAAAAAATAATGGAACTTTGCCCTTGAATTCTTCCAAGTTGAAGAAACTTGCTGTAATTGGACCACATGCCAATGCTACGAAagcaatgattggaaattatgcaG GTATTCCTTGCCGGTATGTTTCTCCAATTGAAGGCTTCTCAGCATTTGCAGAAGTGACATACGAAATGGGATGTGCAGATGTTGCTTGTAAAAATGACAGTTTGATCTTTCCAGCAATGGAAGCTGCACGTGAAGCAGATGCCACTATATTAATGGTGGGTTTGGACTTGTCTGTTGAAGCTGAAGGCAGGGACAGGGTGGATCTCCTCCTCCCAGGTTACCAAACTCAGTTGATCAACCAAGTTGCTAAAGCCTCTAAAGGTCCAGTGATCCTTGTAATTATGGCAGCGGGTTGTGTTGATATCTCTTTTGCCAAGAATAATGAACTGATCCAGGCCATCTTGTGGGCTGGATACCCTGGCCAAGAAGGTGGTCGAGCCATTGCAGATATTGTTTTTGGAAAACACAATCCTG GTGGAAGATTGCCACTTACATGGTATAAGGCTGAATATGTTGATGCGGTACCCATGACATCCATGTCACTAAGGCCAGTTGATGAGTTTGGCTACCCTGGAAGGACATACAAATTCTTCAATGGCTCAACAGTGTACCCATTTGGCTATGGACTCAGCTATACGAATTTCAGTTACAAGATAACACCCTCAAAGACTGCGCTTAAGATAAAATTGAACAAGTACCAGCACTGCAACAACTTGAACTATACCAATGATGATGTCAAGCCATTTTGCCCTGCTGTTTTGGTTGAGGACTTAGGTTGTGAACATGAGTTCGGACTTGAGGCCACAGTTGAAAATGCAGGGAAAATGGATGGAAGTGAAGTTGTAATGGTCTACTCCAAACCTCCAATGGGAATTACTGGGACTCATGCCAAGCAAGTGATTGGATTTGAAAGGGTATTTGTTCCGGCAGGAGGGAAAAACAAGGTCAAGTTTACATTTGATGTTTGTAAGAGCTTAGCGATTGTGGATGGAAGAGGCAACAAGGTTTTGCCATCTGGTTTGCATACAATCATGGTGGGAGATGCTGATGTCTCATTTTTGGTTGAAGTGCAGTTTTATCAGTAG
- the LOC131175893 gene encoding 60S ribosomal protein L32-1-like, which translates to MHDLWEKRAKSSADTKAVFSEEDLVESSAPYLPSDTNWRRPKGIDSRVRRKFKGYTLMPNIGYGSDKKTHHYLPNGFKKFVVHNVKEFELLMMHNRTYCAEIAHDVSTRKRKEIVERAAQLDVVFTNKLARLRSQEDE; encoded by the exons atgcacgaTCTTTGGGAAAagcgtgcaaaatcctctgcggaTACCAAAGCAGTTTTCTCGGAGGAAGATCTTGTAGAATCCTCtgcgccatatttgccatct GACACAAACTGGCGTAGACCAAAGGGTATTGATTCTAGAGTCCGAAGGAAGTTCAAGGGATATACTCTGATGCCTAACATTGGCTATGGTTCGGACAAGAAGACACATCATTATCTTCCAAATGGCTTCAAGAAATTTGTTGTCCACAATGTCAAAGAATTTGAACTGTTGATGATGCATAACAG GACTTATTGTGCTGAAATTGCACATGATGTGTCAACTAGAAAGAGGAAAGAGATTGTGGAGCGAGCTGCCCAGCTAGATGTTGTTTTCACGAATAAGCTAGCTAGGTTGCGAAGCCAGGAGGACGAATGA
- the LOC110668605 gene encoding probable beta-D-xylosidase 5, which produces MAKTFTSLSLIVSVAFLAICTARRPPLVSDVPVNYTHVCEPSRFAKQGLDIAEFGYCDTSQSFEKRAKDLIDRMTLEEKVLQLGNSADGASKIGLPPYEWWSEALHGVSDTGPGTNFDEVVPGATSFPTVLLTTASFNQSLWKRIGEVVSSEARAMYNLGKSGLTFWSPNINVARDPRWGRILETPGEDPFVVGTYGAIYVRALQDVEGTLNTTDLNSRPLKVAACCKHYTAYDIEDWLGVDRFHFDARVTEQDMLETFQRPFEMCVRDGDASSAMCSFNRVNGIPVCADKTLLQDKIRGQWDLHGYIVSDCDSIEVMVHGQKWLGDTQEDAVSQVLKAGLDLDCGDYYPKYLKSALMQGQISEAEIDRSLKYIYVVLMRLGYFDGSPFSSLGKKDICSNENIELAAEAAREGIVLLKNNGTLPLNSSKLKKLAVIGPHANATKAMIGNYAGIPCRYVSPIEGFSAFAEVTYEMGCADVACKNDSLIFPAMEAAREADATILMVGLDLSVEAEGRDRVDLLLPGYQTQLINQVAKASKGPVILVIMAAGCVDISFAKNNELIQAILWAGYPGQEGGRAIADIAFGKHNPGGRLPLTWYRAEYVDAVPMTSMSLRPVDEFGYPGRTYKFFNGSTVYPFGYGLSYTNFSYKITPSKTTLKIKLNKYQHCNNLNYTNYDDKPYCPAVLVEDLSCEHEFGLEATVENAGKMDGSEVVMVYSKPPTGITGTHAKQVIGFERVFVPAGGKNNVKFTFNACKSLAIVDGRGNKVLPSGLHKIMVGDADVSFLVEVQFYQ; this is translated from the exons atggCCAAAACTTTTACTTCGCTTTCTCTTATTGTTAGCGTAGCTTTCTTAGCTATTTGCACTGCTAGAAGGCCTCCATTGGTCAGTGATGTACCTGTTAATTACACCCATGTGTGTGAACCTTCAAGGTTTGCTAAACAAGGTCTGGACATTGCTGAATTTGGCTACTGTGACACTTCCCAATCTTTTGAGAAGAGGGCAAAGGATCTAATAGACAGGATGACCTTAGAGGAAAAGGTGCTACAGTTGGGAAATTCTGCTGATGGTGCGTCTAAAATAGGGCTGCCACCTTATGAATGGTGGTCTGAGGCCTTGCATGGTGTCTCCGACACTGGTCCAGGGACAAACTTTGATGAAGTAGTTCCTGGTGCAACAAGTTTTCCTACAGTTTTACTCACAACTGCATCTTTTAACCAATCTCTCTGGAAAAGAATTGGCGAG GTTGTTTCGTCAGAAGCCAGAGCAATGTACAACTTGGGAAAATCTGGATTAACGTTTTGGAGTCCAAACATAAACGTAGCAAGGGATCCCAGATGGGGAAGAATTCTTGAGACACCAGGAGAAGATCCGTTTGTTGTTGGTACATATGGTGCTATTTACGTAAGAGCATTGCAAGATGTTGAAGGAACACTAAACACCACAGACTTGAACTCTAGACCTCTCAAAGTTGCTGCTTGCTGTAAGCATTACACTGCTTATGATATTGAAGACTGGTTGGGGGTGGATCGATTTCATTTCGATGCAAgg GTGACTGAGCAAGATATGTTGGAGACATTTCAGCGACCTTTTGAAATGTGTGTTAGAGATGGTGATGCTAGTAGTGCTATGTGCTCATTTAACCGTGTTAATGGCATCCCTGTTTGTGCTGATAAAACACTTTTACAAGACAAAATTAGAGGACAATGGGATCTTCACGG ATACATAGTTTCAGATTGTGATTCAATTGAGGTGATGGTTCATGGCCAAAAATGGCTTGGGGACACACAAGAGGATGCCGTTTCTCAAGTTTTAAAGGCAG GATTGGATCTTGACTGCGGAGACTATTATCCCAAGTATCTAAAGAGTGCATTGATGCAAGGACAAATTAGTGAAGCTGAGATTGACAGATCACTAAAATATATTTATGTTGTCCTAATGAGGCTAGGATACTTTGATGGAAGTCCTTTCAGTTCACTTGGCAAGAAGGATATTTGCTCCAATGAAAATATTGAGTTAGCAGCTGAAGCAGCTAGAGAAGGAATTGTTCTTCTAAAAAATAATGGAACTTTGCCCTTGAATTCTTCCAAGTTGAAGAAACTTGCTGTAATTGGACCACATGCCAATGCTACGAAagcaatgattggaaattatgcaG GTATTCCTTGCCGGTATGTTTCTCCAATTGAAGGCTTCTCAGCATTTGCAGAAGTGACATACGAAATGGGATGTGCAGATGTTGCTTGTAAAAATGACAGTTTGATCTTTCCAGCAATGGAAGCTGCACGTGAAGCAGATGCCACTATATTAATGGTGGGTTTGGACTTGTCTGTTGAAGCTGAAGGCAGGGACAGGGTGGATCTCCTCCTCCCAGGTTACCAAACTCAGTTGATCAACCAAGTTGCTAAAGCCTCTAAAGGTCCAGTGATCCTTGTAATTATGGCAGCGGGTTGTGTTGATATCTCTTTTGCCAAGAATAATGAACTGATCCAGGCCATCTTGTGGGCTGGATACCCTGGCCAAGAAGGTGGTCGAGCTATTGCAGATATTGCTTTTGGAAAACACAATCCTG GTGGAAGATTGCCACTTACATGGTATAGGGCTGAATATGTTGATGCAGTACCCATGACATCCATGTCACTAAGGCCAGTTGATGAGTTTGGCTACCCTGGAAGGACATACAAATTCTTCAATGGCTCAACAGTGTACCCATTTGGCTATGGACTCAGCTATACGAATTTCAGCTACAAGATAACACCCTCAAAGACTACGCTTAAGATCAAATTGAACAAGTACCAGCACTGCAACAACTTGAACTATACCAATTATGATGACAAGCCATATTGCCCTGCTGTTTTGGTTGAGGACTTAAGTTGTGAACATGAGTTCGGACTTGAGGCCACAGTTGAAAATGCAGGGAAAATGGATGGAAGTGAAGTTGTAATGGTCTACTCCAAGCCTCCAACGGGAATTACTGGGACTCACGCCAAGCAAGTGATTGGATTTGAAAGGGTATTTGTTCCAGCTGGAGGGAAAAATAATGTTAAGTTTACATTTAATGCTTGTAAGAGCTTAGCAATTGTGGATGGAAGAGGCAACAAAGTTTTGCCATCTGGTTTGCACAAAATCATGGTGGGAGATGCTGATGTCTCATTTTTGGTTGAAGTGCAGTTTTATCAGTAG